Genomic window (Terriglobales bacterium):
TGAGATTTGAAAAGCTGAACCACGAAGGACACGAAGCAGACACGAAGGAAGCACGCTCGTTGAGGATCTGACGATAACGCCAGCGCAACCAATCCGGTGGCGCAAGCCGCAGCAACAGATCCTCCGCTCGGCTTCGCCTCGCGAAGGAGGACATCTCACAAAGATTTCTTCTCTGTGCCCTCTGTGTCCTCTGTGGTTGATTCCGTGATCTTCTCCGGCCGCAGCAGGGGGAAGAGGACGACGTCGCGGATGGAGCGTGAGCCCGTCAGCAGCATGACCAGGCGGTCGATGCCCACGCCCATGCCCCCGGTGGGGGGCAGGCCGTAGCTGAGCGCGCGCACGTAGTCGTGGTCCACCTCGGCCATAGCCTCCTCGTCGCCCTTCTGCCGCGCCCGTACCTGTTCCTCGAAGCGCCGCTGCTGCTCCTCCGGGTCGTTCAACTCGCTGAAGGCGTTGCCCAGCTCCATGCCGGCGATGAACACCTCGAAGCGCTCCACCCAGCCGGGCTCGCCGGCTTTGTCTTTCGAGAGCGGCGAGACCGACTTGGGGAAGTCGTAGAGGATGGTGGGCGGGATGAGTTGCCGCTCCGCCACCGCCTCGAATAGCGCCACGATGGTGCGACCGGGGTCGGCGTCGAAGGCCACGTGCTCGATGCTCTCCACCCCCACGCCGTCCAGGCGCGCAGGCGCGGACACGGTCACGCCCTTCGGGCCGTGGGCGCGGCTGGCGTTCAGCCGCTCCACCAGCTTCTTGAGCGACGCGGCGTCGGCGAAGTCGGACAGCGCCGGCTTCGCGCCCGCCTTCTCCGGCCAGTACTTCACGATGGCCTCGCGCATGGAGAGCCGCTGCCACTGCGCGAAGTCGATCTCGTGGCCCTCGAACGTCACCCGCGTCGAGCCGTTCGCCTCCTCCGCCACCTGCCGGAACATGGCTTCGGTCAGCTCCATCAGGTCCTTGTAGTCGGCGTAGGCCTGGTAGAACTCCAGCATGGTGAACTCGGGGTTGTGCATCCGGTCGATGCCTTCGTTGCGGAAGTTGCGGTTGATCTCGTAGACGCGGTCCAGGCCCCCCACCGTCAGCCGCTTCAGGTAGAGCTCGGGCGCGATCCGCAGATACAGGTCGAGGTCGAGCGTGTTGTGGTGGGTGATGAAAGGGCGCGCGGCCGCGCCTCCGGCGATGGGCTGCATCATCGGGGTCTCGACCTCGATGAAGCCGCGCCCGTCGAAGAAGTGCCGGATGGCCTGGATGATGCGGCTGCGCTTCACGAAGACCTCGCGCACCTCCGGGTTCATCACCAGGTCGAGATAGCGCTGGCGGTAGCGCAGTTCCACGTCCTGCAGGCCGTGCCACTTCTCCGGCAGCGGCAGCAGGGCTTTGGCCAGGAAGGTCAGCTCGTCCACGTGCACCGAGAGTTCGCCGGTCTTGGTTCGGAACAGGTAGCCGGCCACGCCCACCTGGTCGCCGAGATCGAGCAGGCGGTAGAGTTCGAAGCCGTTGTCGCCGACCGCATCCTTCTTCACGTAGATCTGCAGGCGCTGGCCGCCCTGCTGCAGGTGCGCGAAGCCCGCTTTGCCCATCAGGCGGATGGCCATGATGCGCCCCGCTACCCGCACCGTCACCCGCTCCCTTTCCAACTCCTCGCCGGATCTGCCGGAGTAGCCTGCCAGGATCTCCGGCACGGTGTGGGTGGCGGGGAAGCGCGTGGGATAGGCGGCTTGGCCCAGCGCCTCGATCTGCTTCAGCTTGGCGCGCCGCTGCGCGTAGATTTTTTCGTCGAGGGCCACGGATTCGTCCGCGATGCGAAGCAGGGATTATAGCAACCGCGGTTGCCGCCACGCGGGGAAGGGCGTACTATTTTCTGTTCGCGCGAGGAACCATGCCGAGCAATTACGTTCCCATCTTCATCTTCGCGGCGGTGGTGGCGGTGCTCATCCCCGCTACCCTCATCGTGGCCAAGCTGGTGCGCCCCAGCAAGCCGGAGAAGATCAAGCTCATGCCCTATGAGTGCGGTGTGGACCCCATCGGCGACTCCCGCCAGCGCTACACCGTCCGCTTCTACATCGTCGCCATCCTCTTCGTCTTATTTGATATTGAAACGGTGTACTTGTTCCCGTGGGCAGTGCAGTACAAGGCGCTGGGGCTATTTGGGTTCGTGGAGATGATGGTGTTCCTCGCCATCCTGATCGTGGGGTACGTCTGGATCTGGAAGAAGGGCGCCCTGGAGTGGATCTGAGACTGCGGAGTTTCGCATCCGCTGCTGTTGTGATTTTCATCACCTGTCGCAGTGATTTGGTTCCGTTGACACCCTTTCTGCAAGCTGTTACAAAATAACGTTCTTCCGAACCGCGCCACGCTTCAGGGAACATGGCCGACGAGACCAAAGGCAGCGATCAGCCCGCTCCTCCCAAGCCCTCCGAAGGCGCTGCCGCACCGTCGGAGAAGCCGGCCGCACCTGGCGCTGCCGCTCCGCCCGCCGCCAAGCCAGCCGCGCCCGCGCCTCCACCCAAGCCGGCGGGGCCGGTGCCCCTGCCCTGGGAGTCGGAGATGGTCACGCGGCTGCGCCAGCGCTTCGGTTCCGGCCTCCAGCCCTTCACCTACCTGGGCCAGAACTACGTGATCGCCGACCCCAGCATCGTGCTGCCGGTGCTGCAGGCGATGCGCGACGAGGAGCAGTTCGACTACTGCGTCGACGTCACCGCCGTCCACTATCCCAAGCGGGAGAAGCAGTTCGACGTGCTCTGGGTCCTCTATTCCTTCGTGCGCAACGAGCGCGTGCGCATCAAGACCATGATCGCCGAGGGCGAGAGCGCGCCCAGCGCCACCTCGCTGTGGGAGAGCGCCAACTGGCTGGAGCGGGAAGTGTACGACATGTTCGGCCTCCGCTTCGACGGCCATCCTGACCTGCGCCGCATCCTGCTGCCCGACGGCTGGAAGGGCCATCCCTTGCGCAAGGACTACGGCATCATCCAGCAGGACCAGGAATGGGTGCAGATCAACCTGGGGATCGAGAGCGGCCAATGAGCGAGTCCACCACCCGCACCGACCCCATCCTGGCCTTCGAGGAAAAGAAAGACCCTACCTTCCTGGACGCCACCGAACTGGTCCTCAACATGGGGCCGCAGCATCCTTCCACCCACGGCGTGCTGCGCGTCATCCTGAAGTTGGACGGCGAGAAGGTGCTGGGCACGGAGTGCGTGATCGGCTACCTGCACCGCGGGGTGGAGAAGATCGCCGAGCACCGCACCTATGCCATGTTCAACCCCTACGTGGACCGCATGGATTACGTGGCCGCGGTCTCCAACGGGCTGGGCTACTGCGAGGCAGTGGAGAAGCTGCTGAACGTGGAGGCGCCGCCGCGGGCGCAGTA
Coding sequences:
- the lysS gene encoding lysine--tRNA ligase, coding for MALDEKIYAQRRAKLKQIEALGQAAYPTRFPATHTVPEILAGYSGRSGEELERERVTVRVAGRIMAIRLMGKAGFAHLQQGGQRLQIYVKKDAVGDNGFELYRLLDLGDQVGVAGYLFRTKTGELSVHVDELTFLAKALLPLPEKWHGLQDVELRYRQRYLDLVMNPEVREVFVKRSRIIQAIRHFFDGRGFIEVETPMMQPIAGGAAARPFITHHNTLDLDLYLRIAPELYLKRLTVGGLDRVYEINRNFRNEGIDRMHNPEFTMLEFYQAYADYKDLMELTEAMFRQVAEEANGSTRVTFEGHEIDFAQWQRLSMREAIVKYWPEKAGAKPALSDFADAASLKKLVERLNASRAHGPKGVTVSAPARLDGVGVESIEHVAFDADPGRTIVALFEAVAERQLIPPTILYDFPKSVSPLSKDKAGEPGWVERFEVFIAGMELGNAFSELNDPEEQQRRFEEQVRARQKGDEEAMAEVDHDYVRALSYGLPPTGGMGVGIDRLVMLLTGSRSIRDVVLFPLLRPEKITESTTEDTEGTEKKSL
- a CDS encoding NADH-quinone oxidoreductase subunit A: MPSNYVPIFIFAAVVAVLIPATLIVAKLVRPSKPEKIKLMPYECGVDPIGDSRQRYTVRFYIVAILFVLFDIETVYLFPWAVQYKALGLFGFVEMMVFLAILIVGYVWIWKKGALEWI
- a CDS encoding NADH-quinone oxidoreductase subunit C produces the protein MADETKGSDQPAPPKPSEGAAAPSEKPAAPGAAAPPAAKPAAPAPPPKPAGPVPLPWESEMVTRLRQRFGSGLQPFTYLGQNYVIADPSIVLPVLQAMRDEEQFDYCVDVTAVHYPKREKQFDVLWVLYSFVRNERVRIKTMIAEGESAPSATSLWESANWLEREVYDMFGLRFDGHPDLRRILLPDGWKGHPLRKDYGIIQQDQEWVQINLGIESGQ